From a single Ooceraea biroi isolate clonal line C1 chromosome 12, Obir_v5.4, whole genome shotgun sequence genomic region:
- the LOC105276570 gene encoding nicastrin — protein sequence MTVKTWKYILIFIIINSVAAERIKDMIYMPLDAVAACFRRHNGTHQFGCSSGRSGSVGVVHLVEVDDDITWLEKNATAGPYVVVLSFAMFKKNTLLRLRDTNNINGVLLAKNNSQELPSEYSPEDTCPNRYSSYKKCDDLRPWNPFGSALLMEDWPFPMFYTENQTVLQAIKSCFSEHNAHDLETQYQRSLCAIEMKSFMYAAINSESCIKRTDFKLNFNPTQFCDPLGDRNIHWPLRPLDRNNNTVIMVTARLDASSLFDGISPGAENTITGLVTLLATAYYLNLLDITVDKTNVVFSLLNGEAFDYIGSSRMIYDMKQNNFNALGGVNLKLDDIKSVIEFGQLGKGRIVLHSSSKDDTTDRLAKVLNASILVDSVPPTSVQSFLEARPSLTTVVITNHEKRFKNRYYNSILDDGENIGFNRNDSNALASELAKIAVQVANELYREVTGESAPQSADLPIPLEDLVAEMLYCYVQSAKCTLFHAASAPGAKLINQILPLYVGVHRAPNAATTLTGQLLALLTGEKLSDMNETTCHENRLAWMGGYNYTGICINSTVNYSTAVSPAFIIDGYNMKSGEYSTWTESIWQTLSVRMFLKPSAATERFSMILGSLVAGTSIVLVWFINTRADVLFNSRRTVDC from the exons atgacGGTGAAAACATGGAAATATATCCTGATATTTATCATCATAAATTCTG TGGCAGCTGAGAGAATAAAGGACATGATTTACATGCCCTTGGATGCTGTAGCTGCTTGCTTCCGAAGACACAATGGCACACATCAGTTTGGATGTTCTT CCGGTAGATCGGGAAGCGTGGGTGTTGTGCATCTCGTTGAGGTGGACGACGATATCACTTGGCTAGAGAAAAACGCCACTGCTGGTCCATATGTTGTGGTTCTTTCGTTTGCGATGTTCAAAAAGAATACGCTCCTAAGACTGCGAGATACAAATAACATAAACGGAGTGTTATTGGCGAAGAATAACAGTCAAGAGCTTCCGTCAGAGTATTCGCCAGAAGATACGTGTCCAAATCGGTACTCCAGTTACAAGAAGTGCGACGACCTGAGACCATGGAATCCCTTCGGATCTGCTTTACTCATGGAAGACTGGCCATTCCCTATGTTTTACACAGAG AATCAGACGGTGTTGCAAGCTATAAAGTCTTGTTTCTCGGAACACAATGCTCACGATCTGGAGACGCAGTATCAGAGATCCCTGTGCGCAATAGAAATGAAGTCGTTCATGTACGCCGCCATTAATTCGGAATCTTGCATAAAGCGCACCGACTTCAAGCTAAATTTCAATCCAACTCAGTTTTGCGATCCGCTTGGAGACAGAAATATACACTGGCCATTGAGGCCTCTCGATAGGAATAATAATACGGTGATAATGGTGACAGCACGATTGGATGCGTCATCGTTATTCGATGGGATATCGCCCGGCGCGGAAAATACCATAACAGGATTGGTTACGCTGCTTGCTACTGCGTATTACTTGAACCTTTTGGATATCACCGTCGACA AGACGAATGTTGTGTTTTCCCTGCTGAACGGAGAGGCATTTGATTACATAGGATCCAGTCGCATGATCTACGACATGAAGCAGAACAATTTTAACGCTCTCGGTGGGGTTAATCTGAAGTTGGATGATATCAAGAGCGTGATCGAGTTCGGCCAGTTGGGCAAAGGGAGAATAGTTCTCCATAGCAGCAGTAAAGATGATACCACCGATCGTTTGGCTAAAGTGTTGAATGCATCGATTCTTGTTGATAGTGTACCACCTACGTCTGTGCAAAGTTTTCTGGAGGCGAGGCCCAGTCTAACGACTGTTGTTATAACCAATCATGAAAAAAGGTTTAAAAATCGATACTACAACAGTATCTTGGACGACGGGGAAAATATTGGTTTTAATAG GAATGATAGCAACGCGCTCGCGTCGGAGTTAGCGAAGATCGCTGTTCAGGTCGCTAACGAGCTCTATCGCGAGGTGACGGGCGAGTCGGCGCCGCAGTCCGCCGATCTACCGATACCGCTGGAGGATCTCGTCGCAGAAATGTTGTACTGCTACGTCCAAAGTGCTAAGTGCACCCTGTTTCACGCGGCTTCGGCACCCGGCGCTAAATTGATCAATCAGATCTTGCCGCTGTACGTCGGTGTGCACAGAGCGCCCAATGCCGCGACGACGCTAACGGGGCAGCTTCTGGCCCTGCTGACCGGCGAGAAACTCAGCGACATGAATGAAACGACCTGTCACGAAAACCGCCTCGCATGGATGGGTGGATACAATTATACAGGAATATGCATAAACTCAACCGTCAATTACAGTACAGCTGTGAGTCCGGCATTTATCATCGACG GATATAATATGAAGTCTGGCGAGTACTCTACGTGGACGGAGTCCATATGGCAAACGTTGAGCGTCAGAATGTTTCTTAAACCATCGGCGGCGACAGAACGTTTCAGCATGATCCTGGGTAGTCTGGTTGCCGGCACCTCAATCGTGCTGGTGTGGTTTATCAATACCCGAGCTGACGTATTATTCAACTCGAG gAGAACCGTCGATTGCTAG